In Daucus carota subsp. sativus chromosome 4, DH1 v3.0, whole genome shotgun sequence, one DNA window encodes the following:
- the LOC135152422 gene encoding uncharacterized protein LOC135152422, whose amino-acid sequence MGSSQQVPPATRKKRELENNIQDSNFFKMRAICKDLRPHFIQVLRTPDFHNCEAASEIQEKLKVMMDLYKEMTSNTNTSEKCKNVPQTPPLSEEDNERAKSTGGCMKPPEDKSGFSGNISENQKTEAGKLRGTYVVGGSAFGWNFITFLSTKVVYYGRTKEAFRLQNPVSK is encoded by the exons ATGGGTTCATCTCAACAAGTTCCTCCTGCAACTAGAAAGAAGAGAGAACTTGAAAATAATATCCAAGACTCCAACTTTTTCAAAATGAGAGCTATTTGTAAAGATCTTCGTCCCCATTTCATTCAG GTCTTACGGACTCCTGATTTCCACAATTGCGAGGCTGCCTCTGAAATTCAAGAAA AACTCAAGGTTATGATGGATCTCTACAAAGAAATGACATCAAATACTAATACTTCAGAAAAGTGCAAGAATGTCCCTCAAACCCCACCTTTGTCAGAAGAAGACAATGAAAGAGCTAAATCAACCGGGGGTTGCATGAAACCACCAGAAGATAAATCAGGCTTTTCAGGAAACATATCTGAAAATCAAAAAACAGAAGCAGGGAAGCTGCGGGGTACATATGTTGTTGGAGGATCAGCCTTTGGTTGGAATTTTATTACTTTTCTTAGCACAAAAGTTGTCTACTACGGTAGAACAAAGGAGGCTTTCCGCTTGCAAAATCCTGTGTCCAAGTGA
- the LOC108219347 gene encoding serine/threonine-protein kinase BSK3, with product MGCQGSKLIPCCLVSEYKSSIIEAPDTVDDCSGEAGGLPVFREFTLEQLKNATSGFAVENIVSEHGEKAPNVVYKGKLDNQKRIAVKRFNRSAWPDSRQFLEEAKSVGLLRNPRLANLLGCCCENDERLLVAEYMPNNTLAKHLFHWETQPMKWPMRLRVVLHLAEALEYCTSKGRALYHDLNAYRVLFDEDGNPRLSCFGLMKNSRDGKSYSTNLAFTPPEYLRTGRVTPESVIYSFGTLLLDLISGKHIPPSHALDLIRDRNLQMLTDSCLEGQFSNDDGTELVRLASRCLQYEPRERPNSKSLVSALTPLQKETEVPSYVLMGIASTASFLPQTPLGEACSRMDLTAIHEILEKIAYKDDEGATNELSFQMWTDQMQESLESKKKGDTAFRHKDFQTAIECYTQFVNFGPVVSPTVFARRSLSYLLCDMPQEALGDAMQAQVISPVWHIASYLQAASLFALKMETEAQVALKEGSALEAKRNATSGH from the exons ATGGGTTGTCAAGGGTCTAAGCTCATTCCTTGTTGCTTGGTTTCGGAATATAAGAGTTCGATAATTGAGGCGCCAGATACCG TGGATGATTGTAGTGGTGAGGCAGGTGGTTTGCCTGTGTTCCGTGAGTTCACACTTGAACAATTGAAAAATGCTACATCCGGTTTTGCGGTGGAAAACATTGTCTCTGAACATGGGGAAAAAGCTCCTAATGTGGTTTATAAAGGGAAGCTGGATAATCAAAAGAGGATCGCTGTCAAGCGTTTTAACAGATCAGCTTGGCCTGATTCCCGCCAATTCTTG GAAGAAGCAAAATCTGTAGGATTACTCCGAAACCCAAGGTTAGCAAATTTGCTTGGATGCTGTTGTGAAAATGATGAGAGGTTACTTGTAGCAGAATATATGCCCAATAACACCCTTGCCAAACACCTTTTTCACT GGGAGACACAACCAATGAAGTGGCCAATGCGATTAAGGGTTGTTTTACATCTTGCTGAAGCTCTTGAATATTGTACAAGTAAAGGccgtgccttgtatcatgatcTTAATGCCTACAGAGTTCTGTTTGATgag GACGGTAATCCTAGACTTTCATGCTTCGGCCTTATGAAAAATAGTAGGGATGGAAAAAGTTACAGTACGAATCTGGCATTTACCCCTCCAGAGTATCTAAGAACTG GGAGAGTGACCCCAGAAAGTGTGATTTATAGTTTTGGGACACTTCTGCTAGATCTTATTAGTGGAAAACACATTCCTCCTAGCCAT GCTCTTGATCTGATACGTGATAGAAACCTTCAGATGCTGACAGATTCCTGCTTGGAAGGACAGTTTTCTAATGATGATGGGACTGAGCTTGTACGCTTGGCTTCTCGCTGTTTGCAATATGAACCACGAGAACGACCAAATTCAAAGTCATTAGTGTCAGCCTTGACTCCTTTACAAAAGGAAACCGAG GTTCCTTCTTATGTTTTAATGGGTATTGCAAGCACTGCTTCATTCTTACCTCAAACGCCACTCGGTGAAGCTTGCTCAAGAATGGACTTGACTGCTATACACGAGATTTTAGAAAAGATTGCTTACAAAGACGATGAGGGAGCGACAAATGAG CTTTCATTCCAAATGTGGACCGATCAGATGCAAGAGTCATTGGAGTCCAAGAAAAAGGGTGATACTGCTTTCAGGCACAAGGACTTCCAAACAGCTATCGAATGCTACACACAG TTTGTCAATTTTGGACCAGTGGTTTCTCCAACAGTATTTGCTCGACGCAGTTTGTCTTATCTCCTGTGCGACATGCCACAAGAAGCACTAGGTGATGCAATGCAAGCGCAAGTTATTTCTCCAGTTTGGCACATTGCTTCTTATCTACAAGCAGCCTCACTTTTTGCCCTTAAAATGGAAACAGAAGCACAAGTAGCACTTAAGGAGGGTTCAGCACTTGAAGCTAAAAGAAATGCAACCTCCGGACACTAA